One genomic window of Micromonospora sp. WMMD1128 includes the following:
- a CDS encoding ROK family protein → MIERDEVVVALDVGGTGIKCALVRPDGTTVHTERHATDAQRGPEAVVGTVLDVAEGLAATARAGGFTPVACGIAVPGVVDEAHGVAVWSANLGFRDVPLRDLARARLRLPAALGHDVRVGGLAEARLGAGRDAGHVLFVAIGTGIAAAHVVDGSAAAGAHGAAGEIGHILVRPGGPRCGCGRAGCLEAVASASAIGRRYTELAGVPTTAAEVADRAAAGEQLAGAVWREAVEALADGLATGQALYDVATVVIGGGLAQAGPRLFDPLRDALRERLTFHREPRLVAAALGDEAGCLGAALLALDTLAKES, encoded by the coding sequence GTGATCGAGCGCGACGAGGTCGTCGTCGCGCTGGACGTGGGCGGCACCGGGATAAAGTGCGCCCTGGTCCGGCCGGACGGCACGACCGTGCACACCGAACGGCACGCCACCGACGCCCAGCGCGGGCCGGAGGCCGTGGTCGGGACGGTCCTCGACGTGGCCGAGGGCTTGGCCGCCACCGCCCGCGCCGGCGGTTTCACGCCGGTGGCCTGCGGCATCGCCGTGCCCGGGGTGGTCGACGAGGCCCACGGGGTGGCGGTCTGGTCGGCGAACCTGGGCTTCCGGGACGTACCCCTGCGGGACCTGGCGCGGGCGCGCCTGCGCCTGCCCGCGGCGCTCGGCCACGACGTGCGGGTGGGTGGCCTGGCCGAGGCCAGGCTCGGCGCTGGCCGCGACGCCGGGCACGTGCTCTTCGTCGCGATCGGCACCGGCATCGCCGCCGCGCACGTGGTCGACGGGTCGGCCGCCGCCGGCGCGCACGGCGCCGCCGGGGAGATCGGACACATTCTGGTACGCCCCGGCGGCCCGCGCTGCGGCTGCGGCCGGGCCGGCTGCCTGGAGGCGGTGGCCTCGGCCTCGGCGATCGGCCGCCGCTACACGGAGCTGGCCGGGGTGCCGACGACCGCCGCCGAGGTGGCCGACCGGGCGGCGGCCGGCGAGCAGCTCGCCGGTGCGGTCTGGCGGGAGGCGGTCGAGGCGCTCGCCGACGGGCTCGCCACCGGGCAGGCGCTGTACGACGTGGCTACCGTGGTGATCGGCGGCGGGCTGGCCCAGGCCGGTCCCCGGCTGTTCGACCCGCTGCGCGACGCGCTGCGCGAGCGGCTGACGTTCCACCGCGAGCCGCGCCTGGTCGCGGCCGCCCTCGGCGACGAGGCCGGCTGCCTCGGCGCCGCCCTGCTGGCCCTGGACACCCTGGCGAAGGAGAGTTGA
- a CDS encoding sugar isomerase: MAYVHAEIASQPDCWREAARLAPTVAERLPRPGERVAVVGCGTSWFMAEAYAGLRETAGQGETDAFQASEFPTGRRYDRLIAITRSGTTTEVLDLLAALRGQIPTTVLVGDPASPAVDLADATVALPFADERSVVQTRFATTALALLRAHLGEDLGRLAADAEVAVRAPLPIDPARIEQVTFLGRGWTVGLAQEAALKCREAATFWAEAYPAMDYRHGPISIGAPGRLVWAFGGIPDGLAEDVAATGAAFVHSRTHGCHTVLTSWAAGRNPVDPMADLILAQRFAVALATSRGLDPDAPRHLTRSVVLA; encoded by the coding sequence ATGGCGTACGTGCACGCGGAGATCGCGAGCCAACCCGACTGCTGGCGGGAGGCGGCCCGGCTCGCGCCGACCGTCGCCGAGCGCCTGCCGCGCCCCGGTGAGCGGGTCGCCGTGGTCGGTTGCGGCACGTCGTGGTTCATGGCGGAGGCGTACGCCGGGCTGCGCGAAACCGCCGGCCAGGGCGAGACCGACGCCTTCCAGGCCAGCGAGTTCCCGACCGGCCGCCGCTACGACCGGCTCATCGCGATCACCCGCTCCGGCACCACCACCGAGGTGCTCGACCTGCTCGCCGCGCTGCGCGGGCAGATCCCCACCACGGTCCTGGTGGGCGACCCGGCCTCGCCCGCCGTCGACCTGGCCGACGCCACGGTCGCGCTGCCCTTCGCGGACGAGCGCTCCGTCGTGCAGACCCGCTTCGCCACCACCGCGCTGGCGCTGCTCCGCGCCCACCTCGGCGAGGACCTCGGCCGGCTGGCCGCCGACGCCGAGGTGGCCGTCCGGGCGCCGCTGCCGATCGACCCGGCCCGCATCGAGCAGGTCACGTTCCTCGGTCGCGGCTGGACCGTCGGGCTGGCCCAGGAGGCCGCGCTGAAGTGCCGCGAGGCGGCCACGTTCTGGGCCGAGGCGTACCCGGCCATGGACTACCGCCACGGTCCCATCTCGATCGGCGCGCCGGGCCGGCTGGTCTGGGCGTTCGGCGGGATCCCGGACGGGCTCGCCGAGGACGTGGCGGCCACCGGCGCGGCGTTCGTGCACAGCCGCACGCACGGCTGCCACACCGTGCTGACGAGCTGGGCGGCCGGCCGTAACCCGGTCGACCCGATGGCCGACCTGATCCTCGCCCAGCGCTTCGCGGTCGCGCTGGCCACCAGCCGCGGCCTCGACCCCGACGCGCCCCGCCACCTGACCCGCTCCGTGGTTCTGGCGTGA
- a CDS encoding DeoR/GlpR family DNA-binding transcription regulator: protein MDRYARWNALLEMLTDSGRVSVEEAAERLEVSQATIRRDFDQLAQQQMITRTRGGAVANGVSYDLPLRYKTAKHSAEKQRIGAAAAALVSPGTVVGLNGGTTSTEVARALAVRPDLNTSAEGAQLTVVTNALNIANELLVRSRMKVVVAGGVVRPKSFELVGPLGGALLREVTLDVALLGVDAIDPQLGAAAHHEGEAAMNSLMVARAKRVVVIADSSKLGGHAFARICSVDRVETLVTDSGASPSLVQAFREAGLHVVCA, encoded by the coding sequence GTGGACCGCTACGCGCGTTGGAACGCGCTGCTCGAGATGCTCACCGACAGCGGCCGGGTCAGCGTCGAGGAGGCGGCCGAGCGGCTGGAGGTCTCCCAGGCGACCATCCGGCGGGACTTCGACCAGCTCGCCCAGCAGCAGATGATCACGCGGACCCGGGGCGGCGCGGTCGCCAACGGCGTCTCCTACGACCTGCCGCTGCGTTACAAGACCGCCAAGCACTCGGCGGAGAAGCAGCGGATCGGCGCCGCCGCCGCCGCGCTCGTGTCCCCGGGCACGGTGGTCGGGCTGAACGGCGGCACCACGAGCACCGAGGTGGCCCGCGCCCTGGCGGTCCGGCCGGATCTCAACACGAGCGCCGAGGGGGCCCAGCTCACCGTGGTCACCAACGCGCTGAACATCGCCAACGAGCTGCTGGTGCGCTCGCGGATGAAGGTGGTGGTGGCCGGCGGCGTGGTCCGGCCGAAGTCGTTCGAGCTGGTCGGGCCGCTGGGCGGGGCGTTGCTGCGCGAGGTCACCCTGGACGTCGCGCTGCTCGGCGTGGACGCGATCGACCCGCAGCTCGGCGCCGCCGCGCACCACGAGGGCGAGGCGGCCATGAACAGCCTCATGGTGGCCCGCGCCAAGCGGGTCGTGGTCATCGCCGACTCGTCCAAGCTGGGCGGGCACGCGTTCGCCCGGATCTGCTCGGTGGACCGGGTGGAGACGCTCGTGACCGACTCCGGAGCGTCACCGAGCCTGGTGCAGGCGTTCCGCGAGGCCGGCCTGCACGTCGTCTGCGCCTGA
- a CDS encoding DUF4032 domain-containing protein: MRITSALVDPALLDLPWSTPLAEWPAEHLVALPQGISRHIVRFVRLGGFVYAVKETGERVAEREYDLLRALERIDFPSVEAIAIVADRQTDDGEPLDPVLITRHLQFSLPYRALFSNTLRPETMNRLLDALAALIVRMHLTGFFWGDCSLSNTLFRRDAGAFAAYLVDAETGALHPSLSNGQRGEDLEIARVNIFGEALDLQAAGLLHESIDPEVVCEEVVRRYEQLWHEITYEQQVERAARHDIEGRIRRLNELGFDVAEVALSTVDNGRYLVRPKVVDAGYHTRRLLRLTGLDAEENQARKLLNDLDAYRVESDLTDEQQAAHRWLTEVFEPVVRAVPAHLRRKLEPQELFAQIIEHKWLLSEQAGRDVGMRRAVHSYLADVLVHRPDEQAVLGVEVPTA; encoded by the coding sequence GTGCGGATCACTTCGGCCCTCGTCGACCCGGCGCTGCTCGACCTTCCCTGGTCGACCCCGCTGGCCGAGTGGCCTGCCGAGCATCTGGTGGCGCTACCCCAGGGCATCTCCCGGCACATCGTCCGGTTCGTCCGGCTCGGCGGCTTCGTCTACGCGGTGAAGGAGACCGGGGAGCGGGTCGCCGAGCGCGAGTACGACCTGCTGCGGGCGCTTGAGCGGATCGACTTCCCGTCGGTCGAGGCGATCGCGATCGTGGCGGACCGGCAGACCGACGACGGCGAGCCGCTCGACCCGGTGCTGATCACCCGGCACCTCCAGTTCTCCCTGCCCTACCGGGCGCTGTTCTCCAACACGCTGCGCCCGGAGACGATGAACCGGCTGCTGGACGCGCTGGCCGCGCTGATCGTCCGGATGCACCTGACCGGTTTCTTCTGGGGTGACTGCTCGCTGTCGAACACGCTGTTCCGGCGGGACGCGGGCGCGTTCGCCGCCTACCTGGTGGACGCCGAGACCGGGGCGTTGCACCCGTCACTCTCCAACGGCCAGCGCGGGGAGGACCTGGAGATCGCCCGGGTGAACATCTTCGGCGAGGCGCTCGACCTCCAGGCCGCCGGCCTGCTGCACGAGTCGATCGACCCGGAGGTGGTCTGCGAGGAGGTGGTGCGGCGCTACGAGCAGCTCTGGCACGAGATCACCTACGAGCAGCAGGTCGAGCGCGCCGCCCGGCACGACATCGAGGGCCGCATCCGTCGCCTCAACGAGCTGGGCTTCGACGTGGCCGAGGTGGCGCTGTCGACCGTCGACAACGGGCGCTACCTGGTGCGGCCCAAGGTGGTCGACGCCGGCTACCACACCCGGCGGCTGCTGCGGCTGACCGGTCTGGACGCCGAGGAGAACCAGGCCCGCAAGCTCCTCAACGACCTGGACGCCTACCGGGTGGAGAGCGACCTGACCGACGAGCAGCAGGCGGCGCACCGCTGGCTCACCGAGGTGTTCGAGCCGGTGGTCCGGGCGGTGCCCGCGCACCTGCGCCGCAAGCTGGAGCCGCAGGAGCTGTTCGCCCAGATCATCGAGCACAAATGGCTGCTCTCCGAGCAGGCCGGCCGGGACGTGGGGATGCGCCGGGCGGTGCACTCCTATCTGGCCGACGTCCTGGTGCACCGCCCGGACGAGCAGGCCGTGCTCGGCGTCGAGGTGCCCACCGCCTGA
- the nagA gene encoding N-acetylglucosamine-6-phosphate deacetylase, with the protein MTRRVTGKVVTPTGVIRQGCVEIRDGRISAVADYPSVRDGHWIVPGFVDMHTHGGGGHTFTTGDPAAARQAAAFHLGHGTTTLLASLVSSPFALMRDATAAFRPLVESGVLAGLHFEGPYLSADRCGAQNPEFLRDPSTDELTELIELGGGAVRMVTLAPERAGATAAIELLVANGVVAAVGHTDATWAQTRAAVAAGASVGTHLFNGMRPVHHREPGPVVALLEAPNVVCELVADGVHLHDGMLGFATSVAGPDRAALVTDAMAAAGMPDGEYELGGQAVTVAGGEARLSRDGAIAGSTLTMDAALRHAVGAGVALPDAVRMAATTPARALGLGDRVGALQAGLRADLVVLDDELNVVRVMRAGEWVE; encoded by the coding sequence ATGACCCGGCGCGTGACCGGCAAGGTGGTGACCCCGACCGGCGTCATCCGGCAGGGCTGCGTGGAGATCCGGGACGGCCGGATCAGCGCGGTCGCCGACTATCCGTCGGTGCGCGACGGACACTGGATCGTGCCCGGCTTCGTGGACATGCACACCCACGGCGGCGGCGGCCACACGTTCACCACCGGCGACCCGGCTGCCGCCCGGCAGGCCGCCGCGTTCCACCTCGGCCATGGCACCACCACGCTGCTGGCCAGCCTGGTCAGCTCCCCGTTCGCGCTGATGCGGGACGCCACCGCCGCGTTCCGGCCGCTCGTCGAGTCGGGCGTGCTCGCCGGCCTCCACTTCGAGGGCCCCTACCTGTCCGCCGACCGCTGCGGGGCGCAGAACCCGGAGTTCCTGCGCGACCCGTCCACCGACGAGCTGACCGAGCTGATCGAACTGGGCGGCGGCGCGGTCCGGATGGTCACGCTGGCCCCCGAGCGTGCGGGCGCCACCGCGGCGATCGAGCTGCTGGTGGCGAACGGCGTGGTGGCGGCCGTCGGGCACACGGACGCCACCTGGGCGCAGACCCGCGCGGCGGTGGCCGCCGGGGCGAGCGTCGGCACCCACCTGTTCAACGGGATGCGTCCGGTGCACCACCGCGAGCCCGGCCCGGTGGTGGCGCTGCTGGAGGCCCCGAACGTGGTGTGCGAGCTGGTCGCCGACGGCGTACACCTGCACGACGGCATGCTCGGCTTCGCCACCTCGGTCGCCGGCCCGGACCGGGCCGCCCTGGTCACCGACGCGATGGCCGCCGCCGGCATGCCCGACGGCGAGTACGAGCTGGGCGGCCAGGCGGTCACCGTGGCCGGTGGCGAGGCCCGGCTCAGCCGGGACGGCGCGATCGCCGGCAGCACGCTCACCATGGACGCCGCGCTGCGGCACGCGGTCGGCGCGGGCGTCGCGCTGCCCGACGCCGTCCGGATGGCCGCCACCACCCCGGCCCGCGCGCTCGGCCTCGGCGACCGGGTGGGCGCGCTCCAGGCCGGCCTGCGCGCCGACCTGGTGGTGCTCGACGACGAACTGAACGTGGTCCGGGTGATGCGCGCCGGCGAGTGGGTGGAGTGA